The following proteins come from a genomic window of Geomonas sp. RF6:
- a CDS encoding DUF898 family protein, protein MPLVTVTCPSCDFSRAYAPSRIPAGTTTATCPKCGSRFPLDPPEAPVSPKEPALPIREALAVADHSPPVTPIPPVPPRRPVRRAIKFSFTGTAGNYFGIWIVNTMLKIVTFGIYSAWAKVRQRRYFYGNTSLDDVPFEYLADPFIIFKGWLVAAIFFILYSVGSRVNPSVATVCSVLFFMAMPWLIVRSRIFNMRYSAHRNIRFTFTPNYREAYVVFAGLPCLIPVTFGLITPYMIYRQKKFLVENSGYGRTRCTFHAEARDYYAVFLKALGWLIATFIGFVFLAIVLSSFLDDISLLFLSLSSSSGMKVKVIAWTVGALAASSFFYLFFTIYLRTALANLTWNATRIKNSRFSSTLEIAPMAWLYLSSAVAVVCSCGLLIPWATVRLTRYRMDHLALELNDDHDSFLGWGHQRIGSTGEEIGDMFGIEIGL, encoded by the coding sequence ATGCCTCTTGTAACCGTCACCTGTCCATCCTGCGACTTTTCCCGAGCATACGCCCCTTCGCGCATCCCGGCGGGGACGACCACCGCCACCTGTCCAAAATGCGGCAGCAGATTTCCGCTCGATCCGCCTGAAGCCCCCGTCTCGCCGAAAGAACCCGCTCTGCCGATACGCGAGGCGCTGGCAGTCGCTGACCACTCCCCCCCGGTTACGCCTATCCCCCCCGTCCCGCCCAGGCGACCGGTGCGCCGCGCCATCAAATTCAGCTTCACCGGAACCGCCGGGAACTACTTCGGGATATGGATCGTCAACACCATGCTGAAGATCGTCACCTTCGGCATTTACTCCGCCTGGGCGAAGGTGCGCCAGCGCAGGTACTTTTACGGCAACACGAGCCTCGACGACGTCCCGTTCGAGTACCTCGCGGACCCCTTCATCATTTTCAAGGGATGGCTTGTCGCGGCGATCTTCTTCATCCTTTACTCGGTAGGCTCCAGGGTGAACCCATCCGTAGCCACGGTCTGCAGCGTCCTCTTCTTCATGGCCATGCCCTGGCTCATCGTGCGCTCCCGCATCTTCAACATGCGCTACTCCGCGCACCGCAACATCCGCTTTACCTTCACCCCCAACTACCGTGAGGCCTACGTCGTCTTCGCGGGGCTGCCGTGTCTCATCCCGGTCACTTTCGGCCTCATCACGCCGTACATGATTTACCGGCAGAAAAAATTCCTGGTGGAAAACAGCGGCTACGGGCGCACACGCTGTACCTTCCATGCCGAGGCAAGGGACTACTACGCCGTCTTCCTGAAGGCACTCGGCTGGCTCATCGCCACCTTCATCGGCTTCGTCTTCCTCGCCATCGTCCTCTCATCCTTTCTGGACGACATCTCTCTCCTTTTCCTGTCGCTTTCTTCCAGCAGCGGCATGAAAGTGAAGGTGATCGCCTGGACCGTGGGGGCGCTGGCAGCATCCTCCTTCTTCTACCTCTTCTTCACCATCTACCTGCGCACCGCTCTTGCCAACCTGACCTGGAATGCCACCCGCATCAAGAACAGCCGCTTTTCCAGCACGCTGGAAATCGCCCCCATGGCCTGGCTCTACCTCTCCAGCGCCGTCGCGGTCGTCTGCTCCTGTGGCCTCCTTATCCCCTGGGCGACAGTGCGCCTCACCCGCTACCGCATGGACCACCTCGCGCTGGAACTGAACGACGACCACGACAGCTTCCTTGGGTGGGGGCACCAGCGGATCGGGTCAACCGGTGAGGAGATCGGCGACATGTTCGGTATCGAGATTGGCCTGTGA
- a CDS encoding ATP-dependent helicase, with translation MLDLSRLNPEQLAAVQHTEGALLVLAGAGSGKTGVITYRIAHLILDKHVPPDRILAVTFTNKAAKEMKERVEHLVGRKASKGIVISTFHSLGVRVLKRDIERLGYKRNFSIYSTADQVGLVRQIVRELNTEGKKYDAEALIWRISGAKNKLIPPEGYTPMPGDDIDRMAALVYPRYQSALKAFNAIDFDDIIMLTAELLQHHPPVLKYWQERFSHLMVDEYQDTNSSQYLLINLLAAGSRNLCVVGDDDQSIYGWRGADVGNILDFEKDFNGCRTIKLEQNYRSTGNILEAANSVIGNNKIRKAKRLWTATGTGKLIDLCIVQDDEEEATSVVERIQLERFKNNTPYSEFAILYRTNAQSRAFEEQLRFEDIPYVLIGGTQFYERKEVKDSLSYLKVIANPLDEVALLRIVNFPKRGIGDGTVIRINQWSIEQECPLFEAFGRVEEIEGIGDATKEKVLAFHRTLLDAARDFEREGGLAEKGKALLQKLKIEEEIYRTIDDAPTAKRKVENVEQIINSMAAYEERIPKPTLAGFLEKVSLMDEDRFSGKDKKDHGRDAVTLMSLHSSKGLEFPFVFLVGLEEEILPHKRAIYEDFTVDEERRLCYVGITRARQQLVMTRALYRKKYGKLQERIPSRFLDEMPQPVLNVIQSGVAAGSAEEEVKTAEDFFAKMKAMLG, from the coding sequence ATGCTTGACCTGTCCAGACTGAACCCAGAGCAGCTTGCCGCGGTGCAGCATACCGAGGGGGCGCTCCTCGTTCTCGCCGGTGCCGGCTCCGGGAAGACCGGCGTCATCACCTACCGGATCGCGCACCTCATCCTCGACAAGCACGTCCCCCCCGACCGCATCCTCGCCGTGACCTTCACCAACAAGGCCGCAAAGGAGATGAAGGAGCGCGTGGAGCATCTGGTGGGGAGAAAGGCGTCGAAGGGTATCGTCATCTCCACCTTCCACTCTCTCGGCGTCAGGGTGCTCAAAAGGGACATCGAGCGGCTCGGCTACAAGCGGAACTTCTCCATCTACTCCACGGCGGACCAGGTCGGGCTCGTGCGCCAGATCGTGCGCGAGCTCAACACGGAGGGGAAGAAGTACGACGCGGAGGCGCTGATCTGGCGCATCTCCGGCGCGAAGAACAAGCTGATCCCGCCCGAGGGGTACACTCCGATGCCGGGGGACGATATCGACCGCATGGCCGCGCTCGTCTATCCCCGTTACCAGTCCGCCCTGAAGGCATTCAACGCCATCGACTTCGACGACATCATCATGCTCACAGCGGAGCTTTTGCAGCACCATCCGCCGGTGCTGAAGTACTGGCAGGAGCGTTTCAGCCACCTCATGGTGGACGAGTACCAGGACACGAACTCCTCGCAGTACCTGCTCATCAACCTTCTGGCGGCCGGGAGCAGAAACCTCTGCGTCGTGGGGGACGACGACCAGTCCATCTACGGCTGGCGCGGCGCGGACGTCGGGAACATCCTCGATTTCGAGAAGGACTTCAACGGGTGCCGCACCATCAAGCTGGAGCAGAACTACCGCTCCACCGGCAACATTCTGGAAGCCGCCAACAGCGTCATCGGCAACAACAAGATCCGGAAGGCGAAGAGGCTCTGGACGGCGACGGGGACCGGAAAACTCATCGACCTGTGTATCGTGCAGGATGACGAGGAGGAGGCGACCTCGGTCGTGGAGCGGATCCAGCTGGAGCGCTTCAAGAACAACACCCCCTACAGCGAGTTCGCCATCCTGTACCGCACCAACGCCCAGAGCAGGGCTTTCGAAGAGCAGCTGCGCTTCGAGGACATCCCGTACGTCCTGATCGGCGGCACGCAGTTTTACGAGCGGAAGGAGGTTAAGGACTCCCTTTCCTACCTGAAGGTGATCGCCAACCCGCTCGACGAGGTCGCGCTCCTGCGCATCGTCAACTTCCCGAAACGCGGCATCGGCGACGGCACCGTGATCCGTATCAACCAGTGGTCGATCGAGCAGGAGTGCCCCCTTTTCGAGGCGTTCGGCAGGGTGGAGGAGATCGAGGGGATCGGGGACGCCACGAAGGAGAAGGTGCTAGCCTTTCATCGCACCCTTCTGGACGCGGCGCGCGATTTCGAGCGGGAAGGGGGGCTGGCCGAGAAGGGGAAGGCCCTTCTGCAGAAGCTGAAGATCGAGGAGGAGATCTACCGCACCATCGATGACGCCCCCACCGCGAAGAGAAAGGTGGAAAACGTGGAGCAGATCATCAACTCCATGGCCGCCTACGAGGAGCGGATCCCGAAGCCGACGCTCGCCGGCTTTCTGGAGAAGGTGTCACTCATGGACGAGGACCGCTTCTCCGGGAAGGACAAGAAGGATCACGGCCGGGACGCGGTGACGCTGATGTCGCTGCACTCCAGCAAGGGGCTGGAATTCCCCTTCGTATTCCTCGTGGGGCTCGAGGAGGAGATCCTGCCGCACAAGAGGGCGATCTACGAGGACTTCACCGTCGACGAGGAGAGGCGTCTTTGCTACGTGGGGATCACCCGTGCCCGCCAGCAGCTGGTGATGACCCGCGCGCTGTACCGTAAAAAGTACGGCAAGCTGCAGGAGCGCATCCCGTCACGCTTTCTGGACGAGATGCCGCAGCCGGTGCTCAACGTGATCCAGAGCGGAGTGGCGGCGGGCTCTGCGGAGGAAGAGGTGAAGACGGCGGAGGACTTTTTCGCGAAGATGAAGGCGATGCTGGGGTAG
- the relB gene encoding type II toxin-antitoxin system RelB family antitoxin yields the protein MLAIDLPEDIQMRLDRLAKATGRPKSFYAREAIIEYLDDLEDAYLAEKELAEIRAGKAKTIPLEEVMREYELED from the coding sequence ATGCTGGCCATAGACTTGCCGGAAGACATACAAATGAGACTTGATCGGCTGGCGAAGGCGACGGGACGGCCGAAAAGTTTCTATGCACGGGAAGCGATCATCGAATATCTGGATGATCTCGAAGATGCATATCTCGCTGAAAAAGAGCTAGCGGAAATTCGTGCCGGGAAGGCAAAGACTATTCCGCTGGAGGAAGTGATGCGGGAATATGAGCTGGAAGATTGA
- a CDS encoding type II toxin-antitoxin system RelE family toxin yields MSWKIEFSPAAKRELDRLDRPIARRILNFLSERVSKLDDPRAMGAALKGPHLGEFWKYRIGDYRIIAKIEDSQLLILVLRVGNRRDIYER; encoded by the coding sequence ATGAGCTGGAAGATTGAGTTCTCACCTGCTGCAAAGAGGGAACTGGACAGGTTGGATCGTCCTATCGCCCGCCGCATCCTCAATTTCCTTTCGGAACGTGTTTCGAAGCTCGACGATCCGCGTGCTATGGGTGCAGCCCTCAAAGGGCCGCACCTAGGAGAGTTCTGGAAATACAGGATCGGAGACTATCGCATAATCGCCAAGATAGAAGATTCACAGCTGCTTATACTGGTGCTCAGGGTTGGTAACCGGCGCGACATATACGAACGGTGA
- a CDS encoding peroxiredoxin → MKLATMILLAALALPLQGHAEDRYQAKVGQPAPEFSLDALVGMQKGKEFKRISLSDYKGKWLVLFFYPADFTFVCPTEIKGFSEALESFRKMNAEVVGASTDSKYSHLAWVQRGDLGKLGFPLLSDINKEVARDYGCLDEKEGMALRALYIIDPQGVLQYQVVHNMDVGRSVEETLRVLEALQTGGLCPLGWKHGEKTLTR, encoded by the coding sequence ATGAAACTCGCAACGATGATACTTTTGGCCGCGCTGGCACTTCCTCTCCAGGGGCATGCCGAAGACCGCTATCAGGCGAAGGTGGGGCAACCGGCACCGGAGTTCTCCCTCGACGCACTGGTCGGCATGCAGAAGGGGAAGGAATTCAAAAGGATCTCCCTCTCCGACTACAAGGGGAAGTGGCTCGTCCTCTTTTTCTACCCCGCCGACTTCACCTTCGTCTGCCCGACGGAGATAAAAGGGTTCAGCGAGGCACTGGAATCTTTCCGCAAGATGAATGCGGAAGTCGTCGGTGCATCGACCGACAGCAAGTACTCCCATCTCGCCTGGGTACAGCGCGGGGACCTGGGGAAACTCGGCTTTCCGCTTCTCTCGGACATAAACAAGGAGGTCGCCCGCGACTACGGTTGTCTGGACGAAAAGGAGGGGATGGCCCTGCGTGCGCTCTACATCATCGACCCGCAGGGGGTGCTGCAGTACCAGGTCGTGCACAACATGGACGTCGGACGCAGCGTGGAAGAGACACTGCGCGTCCTCGAGGCGCTGCAGACGGGAGGGCTATGCCCGCTGGGGTGGAAGCACGGGGAGAAGACGCTTACGAGATAG
- a CDS encoding peptidylprolyl isomerase, translating into MSEEKNPVVLMETSMGNVKIELFKDKAPISVRNFLSYVKDQYYDGTIFHRVINGFMVQGGGMDENMQQKKTKFAIKNEATNGLSNKRGTLAMARTAVVDSATSQFFINLVDNAFLDHSGKSPDRYGYAVFGQVVEGMDVVDAIRTVKTGNKGGHSDVPVEPVFIKSVKVEE; encoded by the coding sequence ATGTCCGAAGAAAAAAACCCCGTTGTTCTGATGGAAACTTCGATGGGAAACGTGAAGATCGAGCTTTTCAAGGACAAGGCGCCGATCTCGGTGCGTAACTTCCTTTCCTACGTCAAGGACCAGTACTACGACGGGACCATCTTTCACCGCGTCATCAACGGATTCATGGTCCAGGGCGGCGGTATGGATGAAAACATGCAGCAGAAAAAGACGAAGTTCGCCATCAAGAACGAGGCAACGAACGGCCTGAGCAACAAGCGCGGCACCCTCGCCATGGCAAGGACCGCCGTCGTCGATAGCGCTACTTCCCAGTTCTTCATCAACCTGGTGGACAACGCGTTCCTCGACCACTCCGGGAAGTCGCCGGACCGCTACGGCTATGCCGTTTTCGGGCAGGTGGTGGAAGGGATGGATGTGGTTGATGCCATCCGCACCGTTAAGACAGGGAACAAGGGCGGGCACTCCGATGTTCCGGTGGAGCCGGTATTCATCAAGTCCGTCAAGGTCGAGGAATAG
- the metK gene encoding methionine adenosyltransferase, whose product MEMKDYIFTSESVSEGHPDKVADQVSDAILDAILTQDPKARVACETLVTTGMAVIAGEITTNAIVDYPKIVRETIQEIGYNDSAMGFDWETCAILTSIDKQSPDIAQGVTEGEGLYKEQGAGDQGLMFGYACTETPELMPMSILLAHKLVQKLSDVRKNGVLNFLRPDSKSQVSIQYIDDKPVAVDTVVISSQHTPEVSHEMIKEGIIEEVVKKIIPAELLTDKTRFLINPTGRFVIGGPMGDCGLTGRKIIVDSYGGHGAHGGGAFSGKDPSKVDRSAAYMGRYVAKNLVAAGLCEKCEVQVAYAIGVAEPVSVMVDTSGTGKLPSARIAEIVREVFDLRPRGIIEQLDLLRPIYKKTAAYGHFGRELPEFTWERTDKVALIREKAGI is encoded by the coding sequence ATGGAGATGAAGGACTATATCTTTACTTCCGAATCCGTTTCGGAGGGGCATCCCGACAAGGTCGCAGATCAGGTTTCCGATGCCATCCTGGACGCCATTCTCACCCAGGATCCCAAGGCCCGCGTCGCTTGCGAAACGCTGGTGACCACAGGGATGGCTGTCATTGCCGGTGAGATTACCACCAACGCCATCGTGGACTACCCGAAGATCGTTCGCGAAACGATCCAGGAAATCGGCTACAACGACTCCGCCATGGGCTTTGACTGGGAAACCTGCGCTATCCTCACTTCCATCGACAAGCAGTCCCCGGACATCGCCCAGGGCGTGACCGAAGGGGAAGGCCTCTACAAGGAGCAGGGCGCCGGCGACCAGGGGCTCATGTTCGGCTATGCCTGCACCGAAACTCCCGAGCTCATGCCGATGTCCATCCTGCTTGCCCACAAGCTGGTGCAGAAGCTCTCCGACGTGCGCAAAAACGGCGTGCTGAACTTCCTGCGTCCGGACTCCAAGTCGCAGGTCTCCATCCAGTACATCGACGACAAGCCGGTGGCTGTCGATACCGTCGTCATCTCCTCGCAGCACACCCCCGAGGTCTCCCACGAGATGATCAAGGAAGGGATCATCGAGGAAGTCGTCAAAAAGATCATTCCGGCGGAACTTCTCACCGACAAGACCCGCTTCCTCATCAACCCGACCGGGCGCTTCGTCATCGGCGGCCCGATGGGCGACTGCGGTCTCACCGGCCGCAAGATCATCGTGGACAGCTACGGCGGGCACGGCGCCCACGGCGGCGGCGCTTTCTCCGGAAAGGACCCCAGCAAGGTGGACCGCTCCGCGGCTTACATGGGGCGCTACGTGGCGAAAAACCTGGTCGCTGCAGGGCTGTGCGAGAAGTGCGAAGTGCAGGTTGCCTACGCAATCGGCGTCGCCGAGCCGGTATCGGTCATGGTTGACACTTCCGGCACCGGCAAGCTCCCCTCTGCCCGCATCGCCGAAATCGTGCGCGAAGTATTCGACCTTCGCCCGCGCGGCATCATCGAGCAGCTCGACCTGCTGCGCCCGATCTACAAGAAGACCGCTGCCTACGGCCACTTCGGCCGCGAGCTGCCGGAATTCACCTGGGAGCGCACCGACAAGGTCGCCCTCATCAGGGAAAAGGCCGGGATCTAA
- a CDS encoding response regulator transcription factor: MNGGKSHILLVEDELHLARGISFNLEQEGYLVSHVESGEEALEKVQVERFELIILDLMLPGMDGYRVCREIRRLDARVPILMVTARSEERDRIAGLAEGADDYLVKPFNLKEFLLRVSGMLRRSSWYRPEPVEEGYRFGANEVFLLSYRAKTPQGEIDLTDLEVRMLTLFFHREGEAIPRSEILESVWGYATDTETRTLDNFIVRLRKYFEPEPAKPIYFQTVRGVGYRFSRK; encoded by the coding sequence ATGAACGGTGGGAAATCGCACATACTCCTGGTGGAGGACGAACTGCACCTGGCGCGCGGCATCAGCTTCAACCTGGAGCAGGAAGGGTACCTCGTGAGCCATGTGGAGAGCGGCGAGGAGGCGCTCGAGAAGGTGCAGGTGGAACGCTTCGAGCTCATCATCCTCGATCTCATGCTCCCGGGGATGGACGGGTACCGCGTCTGTCGCGAGATACGCCGGCTGGACGCCCGGGTGCCGATACTGATGGTGACGGCGCGCTCCGAGGAGCGGGACAGGATAGCGGGGCTCGCGGAAGGAGCGGACGACTACCTGGTAAAACCGTTCAACCTGAAGGAATTTTTGCTGCGCGTCTCGGGGATGCTGCGGAGGTCGTCGTGGTACCGGCCGGAGCCGGTCGAGGAAGGGTACCGTTTCGGGGCGAACGAAGTCTTTCTCCTCTCATACCGGGCGAAGACGCCGCAGGGGGAGATCGACCTCACCGACCTGGAGGTGCGCATGCTTACCCTCTTCTTTCACAGGGAAGGGGAGGCGATCCCGCGCAGCGAGATCCTGGAGAGCGTGTGGGGGTATGCGACAGACACCGAGACCCGCACTCTCGACAACTTCATCGTGCGCCTGCGCAAGTACTTTGAGCCGGAGCCGGCGAAGCCGATCTACTTCCAGACGGTGCGCGGCGTCGGGTACCGCTTCAGCCGGAAGTAG
- a CDS encoding sensor histidine kinase, with translation MKSFRKLSNPLLALIGIQLLWVAVVVSWVYWFIGRSKEFHELALHYKPELVKQGLSWVELVEGILMLVAILVGVYVIFLYWRRQAKLYLQQRSYISQLTHELKSPLASLQLHLETIKLRTVPKEKLDAFVDTMLFDTERLNNLTSNLLMATRIEFKQLGERATTIDFSAFVKEYMERNRSELPEGGRIIVEVEDGITAAIDTEAMEMALRNLLENALLYSPVSPEIHVTLKKGGRQCLLDFSDNGIGLDRHELKKVFQMFYRVRTPGESIRGTGLGLYIVRSVISAHGGKISVASEGPGKGCTFHIRLPLATGAAKKG, from the coding sequence ATGAAATCGTTCAGAAAGCTCTCAAATCCGCTCCTGGCCCTGATCGGCATCCAGCTCCTCTGGGTCGCTGTGGTGGTCTCCTGGGTGTACTGGTTCATCGGCAGGAGCAAGGAGTTTCACGAGCTCGCGCTGCACTACAAGCCGGAGCTCGTAAAGCAGGGGCTGAGCTGGGTGGAGCTGGTAGAGGGGATCCTCATGCTGGTGGCGATCCTCGTCGGCGTCTACGTCATTTTTCTCTACTGGCGGCGTCAGGCGAAGCTCTACCTGCAGCAACGGAGCTACATCTCGCAGCTCACCCACGAGCTCAAGTCCCCCCTCGCTTCGCTGCAACTGCACCTGGAGACGATCAAGCTGAGAACGGTTCCGAAGGAAAAGCTCGATGCCTTCGTCGACACCATGCTCTTCGACACGGAGCGGCTCAACAACCTCACCAGCAACCTCCTCATGGCGACGCGCATCGAGTTCAAGCAGCTCGGCGAGCGCGCCACCACCATCGACTTTTCCGCCTTCGTAAAGGAGTACATGGAGCGAAACCGCAGCGAGCTTCCGGAAGGTGGGAGGATTATCGTCGAGGTCGAGGACGGCATTACAGCCGCCATCGATACCGAGGCGATGGAGATGGCGCTGCGTAACCTCCTGGAAAACGCGCTCCTCTACTCGCCGGTCTCCCCCGAGATCCACGTCACCCTGAAAAAGGGGGGGAGGCAGTGCCTCCTCGACTTCAGCGACAACGGCATAGGGCTCGATCGTCATGAATTGAAGAAGGTGTTCCAGATGTTCTACCGGGTGCGCACCCCCGGCGAGAGCATCAGGGGTACCGGGCTGGGGCTGTACATCGTCAGGTCGGTAATTAGCGCCCACGGCGGTAAAATTTCGGTGGCAAGCGAAGGACCGGGGAAGGGGTGCACCTTCCATATCAGGCTTCCACTTGCCACAGGAGCCGCCAAGAAAGGTTGA
- a CDS encoding NAD(P)H-dependent flavin oxidoreductase, whose amino-acid sequence MFKPLRVGKYEARYPLVQGGMGVRISAGRLAGHVAKCGGIGLVASPGIGVNSDEYRGQNYLQTNHLALKVELAKAYQIAPDGVIGVNIMVALADFEELVQAAVDGGAKVIVCGAGLPLTLPGLTAHAPDVALVPIVSSVRAAQLIAKKWDKAYHRLPDAVVVEDPDTAGGHLGEKLENIGTGEYDHYGTVRGVKEFFLSEFGVDVPVIAAGGVWDRADLLHAFEEGADGVQMASRFVPTEECDADEAFKEAYLKCRKEDIGLIMSPAGLPGRAIVSNRQELSRFDGSEKTVCSMGCLKKCSYKESKERFCIIKALDRAQRGDVATGLVFCGTNAWRAERIETVQEIFDELFAVQEEDVEVEAA is encoded by the coding sequence ATGTTTAAGCCGCTGCGCGTTGGAAAGTATGAAGCACGTTATCCGCTCGTTCAGGGAGGGATGGGGGTCCGGATCTCCGCGGGGAGGCTTGCCGGACACGTGGCAAAATGCGGCGGCATCGGACTCGTCGCATCGCCGGGTATCGGCGTCAACAGCGACGAGTACCGCGGGCAGAACTACCTGCAGACGAACCACCTCGCTCTGAAGGTGGAACTTGCGAAGGCATACCAGATAGCGCCGGACGGCGTCATCGGGGTAAACATAATGGTCGCGCTCGCCGATTTCGAGGAGCTGGTGCAGGCTGCTGTCGACGGCGGGGCGAAGGTCATCGTCTGCGGTGCGGGACTTCCGCTGACCCTCCCGGGACTTACGGCGCACGCTCCCGATGTTGCGCTCGTGCCGATCGTCTCCTCGGTTCGCGCCGCGCAGCTGATCGCCAAGAAGTGGGACAAGGCGTACCATCGCCTCCCGGACGCGGTCGTCGTGGAAGACCCCGACACAGCGGGTGGCCACCTCGGGGAGAAGCTGGAAAATATCGGTACCGGCGAATACGACCATTACGGCACGGTACGCGGGGTGAAAGAATTCTTCCTCAGCGAGTTCGGCGTCGACGTTCCCGTCATAGCGGCGGGTGGCGTGTGGGATCGCGCCGACCTCCTTCACGCGTTCGAGGAAGGTGCCGACGGCGTGCAGATGGCAAGCCGCTTCGTGCCGACGGAAGAGTGCGACGCCGACGAGGCGTTCAAGGAGGCGTACCTCAAGTGCCGCAAGGAGGACATCGGCCTCATCATGAGCCCCGCTGGGCTCCCGGGACGCGCCATCGTGTCGAACCGCCAGGAGCTGAGCCGTTTCGACGGCAGTGAAAAGACGGTCTGCTCCATGGGGTGCCTGAAGAAGTGCTCCTACAAGGAGAGCAAGGAGCGCTTCTGCATCATCAAAGCGCTCGACCGCGCCCAGCGCGGCGACGTCGCCACCGGTCTCGTCTTTTGCGGCACCAATGCCTGGCGCGCGGAGCGGATCGAAACGGTGCAGGAGATCTTCGACGAGCTTTTCGCGGTTCAGGAAGAGGATGTGGAGGTTGAGGCGGCCTAG
- a CDS encoding HdeD family acid-resistance protein: MPRTMYDRKFFPRQLFSRTPGRRGGSYRGWLLTLGILFVLLGVIGLAMAFLVTLATTVAFGVLFLAGGVAQSVHAFSVSGWKERGLYLLMGVLYLVAGLAVIFNPLAASAVFTFILALVLVVLGVCRIAFAIRNRGQSRWEWPLMAGNLSILIGIMIMLQWPLSGLWVLGLLVSLEMIFHGWSFMALPLFGKRGESR; this comes from the coding sequence ATGCCTCGAACGATGTACGACCGCAAGTTCTTTCCGCGGCAACTCTTTTCTCGCACCCCCGGCAGGCGCGGGGGGAGCTACCGTGGGTGGCTCCTGACGCTGGGGATACTGTTCGTGCTTCTCGGCGTCATCGGGCTGGCCATGGCTTTTCTGGTGACCCTCGCCACTACGGTCGCTTTCGGGGTCCTCTTTCTTGCCGGGGGTGTCGCACAGTCGGTGCACGCCTTTTCCGTCTCGGGGTGGAAGGAGAGGGGACTTTACCTTCTCATGGGCGTGCTCTATCTCGTCGCGGGGCTCGCGGTAATCTTCAATCCCCTGGCGGCATCGGCGGTCTTTACCTTCATCCTCGCGCTGGTCCTCGTCGTCCTTGGCGTCTGCCGCATCGCCTTCGCGATCAGGAACCGGGGGCAGAGCCGGTGGGAGTGGCCGCTAATGGCGGGGAATCTTTCCATCCTTATCGGCATCATGATCATGCTGCAGTGGCCGCTCTCGGGGCTTTGGGTGCTCGGGCTTCTGGTTTCGCTGGAGATGATATTCCACGGCTGGAGCTTCATGGCGCTGCCGCTCTTCGGGAAGAGGGGAGAGAGCAGGTAA